ACGCCGACGACTTTTGCGGAGGCTTTCCGGGCATCCGTAGGCAGCAGGAAATCGCCCTCGGGGAGACCGACGCCGTGGCCGGCGAAGAAGAAGACAAAGAGGTCGCCCTTGTCGAGCCTGGGGTCCGCCAGGAGGGTCTCCAGTTCGCCGATGATGTGCCCCGCGGTGGGGGTGTCTTTGGCTTCCCCGTCGTCGGTGAGGAGCCGCAGGGTGTCCGGTTCGAACCGAAAGCGCTGGACGAGCGTGTCCGCGACGGCGCGCGCGTCGTCGCACGCGTACTTGAGGGGGGCGTAATCCTCGTACCCTTCGGCGCCGATCACGATGGCCCAGCGCTTTCCCTGCACGAACGGGACCGTGGTCGACGCCGCAGGCGCCCGCTGGCCCCACACAAGCGGGACGAGGGCCAGGAGGAAAAGGGGAACGAGTCTGAGCCGCACGAAGTCCATGATAACCTTGGAAGGGGTCGTTTGCGGGCTCTCTTTGGCTGCGGGAGCCGTGCGGGAGGGATTTGGCGCGGACGAAGGGATTCGAACCCCCAACCCTCAGTTCCGAAGACTGATGCTCTATCCGTTGAGCTACGTCCGCCTGAAGAGCGAGTCTACCTAGGCGGGCTTGACCCAGCCCACCCTCGTGAGGGTACAAGGGCTGTCCGATAATTCAATCGAAATGGTCGAACTGCTGGAATGCCCGGTGTTGGGATTGGAGGACACGTTCCCCGAGAGCGTGCACGTCCTGCATCACCCTTCGACCGGCAAATACGGTTGCTACTGCCACGAGGGCGTGCACGGCGTCGCGAGTTTCGAATCCAAGGGTGCGGCGATGCGGTTCAGCGAGCAGATCGATTTGACGGGGATCTGCATCGTCGAGGTCAGCTTCGAGGATGCGCGCCAGATCGCCAAGGAGCGGCCGATGCCCGTGGTGGCTTTGATGCTCCTCGACCGACTGGATGCGCCCCTCATCCACTACGTTCGCTAACAGGCGGCGCATGTGCCGCAACCTTGCACGTGTCCTAAACTTCGATATCGAGGCGAGCGACGTTGCGATTTTTGCGAGGAATGCAAAAGGGGCCTTTCGTTTCTTGAAAGGACGTCGTATACTGTCTCTAGATCGGAGGTTGTTTCAGGGCGAGTGACCCTGGGCCACCTTTTGAGAGGAGAATTGGGATGCGAAGATTCGTTACGTTGGCCATCGGAGCGGTGCTCGTCGCGCCCGCTTCGGCATTTGTGTACTCGGCGGACGACGGCGTTGCGGAAGCGAACTACGGCAACGCGAACGGCGGTTCGATGATGTGGCTCAACCACTTCACCGTCCAACCAGGCGGCACGGTCATCAACCAGGTTTTGGGTGCCTTCGGCAACGTCCCGAACGGGGCGGCCGTCACGGCGCACCTCTGGTCGGACCCGAACGGCGACGGCAATCCCATCGACGCGGTGTCGTTGGCTTCGGGCTCCTCGGTGACGGCGAACGCGCTGACCAACACGTTCAACGCCTTCACGATCCCGACGATCGTGCGCCCGGTGGGCACCTCGTTCTTCGTCGGGTTCCGAATGTCGTTCGCTGCGGGGATGACTCCCGCCCGCGTGGACATGACGGTTCCGCACGGCCAGAGCTGGATGGTGGTGGGCAACAGCCCGAACAACCTCTCGGGCGCCGTCGCCTACGACGGGAACTGGCTCATCCGAGCCAACGCGGTTCCCGAGCCGACGAGCGTGATCGCGCTTGCGGCAGGCGCCGCAGCGCTCCTTCGCCGACGCAGAAAAGCCTGAACCTCCACCGCTCAAGATCCTGAGCAGGCGTGCCATGGAATTGGCACTCCTGCTCTTTTTTTGCCAAACAGGGGTTGACGTTCGGGTTCCATTCAGAGGTACCTTTTAGCAGTCACTCTCAATGAGTGCCAGTCACACACATTTGGAGGATGGAACCTATGGCCAAACTGAAACCGCTCGGCGACAAGGTCGTCGTGCAGGTCCTGGAGCAAGACGAGAAGACTGCTTCGGGACTGTATCTGCCGGACACCGCGAAGAAGAAGCCCCAGGAGGGGAAGGTGGTTGCGGTAGGAACCGGTCGCGTGCTCGACAACGGCGACCGCAACAAGCTCACCGTCAAGACCGGCGACCGCGTGCTGTTCAGCAAGTACGGCGGCAACGAGGTCACCCTCGACGGCGAGGAGTACACGATCCTCGACGAAGACCAGATTTACGCGGTGCTGAACTAGCGTTTTTGCCTCACCCAAGCAGCAAGGAGAACACACAATGCCAGCCAAACAGCTTTTGTACGATGAGAATGCGCGTCGCGCCCTCGAGCGCGGCGTGGACAAGGTCGCGAACGCGGTCAAGGTGACGCTCGGTCCGAAGGGCCGCAACGTCGTGCTCGACAAGAAGTGGGGAAGCCCCACGATCACCAAGGACGGCGTGACGGTCGCCAAGGAGATCGAGCTCGAGGATCCCTACGAGAACATGGGCGCGCAGCTCTGCAAGGAGGTCGCGTCGAAGACGAACGACGTGGCGGGCGACGGCACGACCACGGCGACGGTGCTTGCGCAGTCGATCGTGGGCGAGGGCCTGCGCTACGTGGCTGCGGGCGGCAACCCGATCGCGGTGAAGCGCGGCATCGACCATGCGGTCGAGGCCGTGGTGGCCGAGATCAAGAAGGCCGCCAAGCCGATCAAGGACAAGGAGCAGGTCGAGTTCGTCGCGACGATCGCGGGCAACGACAACGAGATCGGCAAGCACGTCGCCGAGGCGATGGACAAGGTCGGAAAGGACGGCGTCATCACGGTCGAGGAGAGCAAGGGTCGCGACACGAACCTCGAAGTGGTCGAGGGCATGCAGTTCGACCGCGGCTACGTCTCGCCGTACTTCGTCACCGATCCGGAGCGGATGGAGGCGGTGCTCGAGAACCCGCTGATCCTGCTTCACGAGAAGAAGATCTCGAACGCGCAGGAGTTGATCGCCTTCCTCGAAAAGGCCGCGGCCACCCGACGGCCGATCCTGCTGATCGCCGAGGACATCGAGGGCGACGCGCTCGCCACGATCGTGCTCAACAAGATCCGGGGCGTGCTGCAGGTGTGTGCCGTGAAGGCGCCGGGCTTCGGCGATCGCCGCAAGGCCATGCTCGAGGACATCGCCACCCTGACGAACGGCAAGTTCATCAGCGAGGATCTGGGCACGAAGCTCGACAACGTGGCGATCGACATGCTCGGCACGGCGAAGAAGGTGATCGTGACCAAGGAGGAGACGACGATCATCGAGGGCGCCGGTTCGAAGGCGGACGTCATGGGCCGCATCGGCATGATCAAGGCCCAGATCGAGAAGACCGACAGCAACTATGACCGCGAGAAGCTCCAGGAGCGCCTGGCCAAGCTGAGTGGCGGTGTGGCGGTCATCAAGGTCGGCGCGTCGACCGAGACCGAGCTCAAGGAGAAGAAGCACCGGTACGAGGACGCTTTGTCCGCGACCCGTGCGGCTGTCGAAGAGGGGATCGTCCCCGGCGGCGGTGTGACGCTCCTCGCAGCCGCGAAGGCGCTTGGTGCGATGAAGGCGGAAGGCGACGAGGCCACCGGCATCGCCATCGTGCGCCGAGCGCTCGAAGAGCCCCTGCGCCAGATCGCCGAGAACGCGGGCCTCGAGGGCAGCGTGATCGTCGAGAAGGTGAAGGGCGCCAAGCCCGGCTTCGGCCTCAACGCGGCCACCGGCGAGATCGTGGACATGGTGAAGGCCGGCATCGTCGACCCCGCCAAGGTCACGCGCAGCACGATCCAGAACGCGGCGTCGATCGCAGGTCTCGTGCTGACGACCGAAGCGCTGGTCGTCGAGAAGCCCGAGTCCAAGAAGGCCGCGCCGGCCATGCCCGGCGGCGGCGGCATGGACGGCATGGACTTCTAGTCCGAGCCCCAAGCCCCCCGCGCCACGGCGCGGGGGGCTTTTTTGGTTTGTGGCGGGTGGGAGAGGTTGGCCGGATCGAACCGATCGGACCGATTGATCGGGAAGAAGTGTCTTAAGTTTCATATGATAATATAATAACTGTCATGTCCCGTCCACTCATTCCCAAGCATGGCGGCTACCGGGACCTGAGGGCGTTTCAATGTGCCGAAGCGGTTTACGATGGCACGGTGGCCTTCTGCGCACGGTTCCTGGACAAGCGCTCACGCACGATCGACCAGATGGTTCAGGCGGCGCGGAGCGGCCGTCAGAACATTGCGGAGGGAAGTCGCGCTTCGGGCACGTCCAAGAAGACTGAGTTGAAACTCGTCAGCGTTGCTCGCGCCAGCCTCGACGAGTTGCTCCTGGACTACGAAGACTTCTTGCGTCAACGTGGGTTGACCCTTTGGGGAAAGGACCACGTCAAGGCTATGTTCATTCGGGGTTTGGGTAGACAGCAAAGTCCGGAAGTTCGACCCTACGAGCGCTACCGAACATACGTCGAGACGAAGTCGGCGGAGACTGCGGCCAACACCATGATCTGCGTGATTCATCAGGCCAATTACCTGTTGGACCGTTTGCTCCGGCAGTTGGAGCAAGCCTTCGTGGACGAAGGGGGCTTTACCGAGAAGCTCTACCGGGCGCGCTTCGAGGCTCGCGATCGGCGTTAGAATGGGCTTGTCGTGAAACCTCTGGTTGCCGTCGTGATGCTTCTAACGATTCTGGGGTGCGCCAAGCAGGGACCCTCGAACCAGCGGGTGCTTCCGCCAAAGCCGGTGGCGAAAGTCAATGTTGAACCCGTCGAGACCTCCCAACTGCCTCGACCCGGATCGCCGACGGCCAACCCGAAGGAGTGGGAACTCGCGTTCGTACGGGACGACGACCTTTGGGTGGGTCGTGGCGATGGGTCGGGGACGACTCTCGTCGCCAAACAGGCAAACAGCCCCACTTGGTCTTTCGACGGGAGGTGGCTGGCGTATCGCCAAGGTAGGACACTGCGCTTGATGGATACCCGAACCAACAAGACCACCACGCTGGCGGAGGGAGGCGAGGTGCTGGAGACAGGCCCTGCTGGGTGGGGGATCGACCGTGTGCAGATGACATTCGACCCGATCCAACCGAAGCTGGTTGTGGCGATGGGAGAGGGCTTGCGGGTGTTCGATCTCGACGGAGATCCGCAGTCTCCCCGGGACATTCTCGTGAATCTCAACTGGATCGAAGGGTGCCCGACGTGGTCGCCCTCGGGTTCGAAGCTCGCGTTCACCCGGAACGGCGACGTTTGGATTGCCCTCCGCAACGTCGAGCGCTGGCGTGCTGCCATCCGCGACGGAGGCGGGCTCCATGACGAGGGCGGGTACTCGGTGGACTACTACGACGACGCGCGCCGCTTGGTCGCGCTGGCCGTTTGGAATGATGGCGAGACGGGCGTCAGCGCAAGGACACCCTTTTGGGTCGACGGTCTGGCTTGGACGGCAGACGAGAAGCGGCTGATCTTCCACTTTCAGCGTATGGGAGGCTCGGGCGTGTCCCAGGTTGGCACCATCGACCTTGAGCCGGTTGAATCAGGCGATTGGGAGCTGCAAAGTGGATTTCGCACCAAGGTGACCTGGCTCACCGGGATTGGCGAGACGACCCTTTGGCCGCAGGTCTGCCCCGACGGCACCCGTCTCAGTGTGGTGCGAGACGGTGGGCTGGAGATCCTCCCGTGGGACGGTTCGGCACCGCAGAGCATCCTCGGCGACGTGTGGGACTACGCGTGGCGACCGTTCCAGCCCTCGAACGCCTCGATCTCTGTCAATGCGCCCAAGTAGAGTTCGATGGCGAGACTTCGAGGTTCAACCAGCAAATCTACCGTACCGGGTTCCGCATATATGTACTAAGATGGCATTTGAGAAGTTGTCTACCCGAGGGGGGAGTTGCCATGTATTTGAAAGGAAGACTCCGAGGAGTTGTGCTCCTTGTCTGCGTTAGCTTCGCGGCTGTGTCCCAAGCGGCATTCGACTTGTGGGCGATCGACTACGATTCAGGGGACCTGTACGCGTTCGATCCAGGAAACGTCGTTGGCGGCGTCGTCACGAACGACATCGTCGGGTCGACCGGGGTGACGGGCTGGGCGTGCCTCGAGTACAACCGGAGCGACCGATTCCTGTACGGATTCACGACCGGGAGCACAGCGGCCCTCTACAGGATCGATCCGCAAAACGCTCGGGCGACCCAAATCGGAGCACTGAATGTGGGCTTCGTGTTCGAGGGTTCGCTCGTTTTCGCCCCCGACGGTACGGCCTATGGAACCAATGCCGGCACCGCTCAAGCGCCGAGCTTCTTCACCGTCAACCTGACGACGGGGGCGGGCACGATGGTGAGCACGATCGGCGGCTTGGCCCACGACGTGAACGGGACCGCATGGAGGCCGGACGGCAAGATCGCCGGCATCGATCGGGTCACCAATAACCTCCTGATCTACAACCCCGCCAACGGCTTTATCTCGGACCAGCTTGGCGTGACGCCCGTACTGGGCGAGGTCGGTGGGATGGCCGTGCTCCGAGGCCAGGCCTATCTGTCGACGAGCGGGCCCGGAGGGGTGTTTCCAGCGGACAACAAGTTGTACAAGTTGAATCTCGAGACCGGAGCTACGGTCGAGGTGGGCACGCTCGCGGCGTTGGGCGGTACGGGCTTCAGTGGGTTGGCCGCCGTGCCGGAACCGGCGACGATTCTGTTCCTGGTCGGAGGATTGGCCGGGCTTGCCGCACGGAAGAGGAGGTAGGAAGAGATGAAGAGACCTACAGGGATTGTTGCGATCGTGGCCGCGATCGCTGTGGGCGCGTTCGCGGTCGTTCGCGTGCTGACGCCGAGGGCCGCGGAGGGCGCGTTCGGAGAAAGCCGAGTTGCCATTCCCACCAAGGCCGAGCCGGATGCCGGTTTCTTGGACGCCTACGAAGAGTACATCAAGCTGCGTGCCTACCCTCGCGAGGACGTCGACTGGATCGGCTTCCAGAATGCGGCGATCGAGCGTGACGCGCTGATGGATCACGCCATTACGGATGCTCCCGTTTGGAAGTATGTCGGTCCGACCGAGTTGGGGAGTTCGGGCGGGATGTGGTTTGGGCCGTCGCCCGTGTCCGGGCGCGTGTCGGCAATCGCCTTCGAACCTGGGATTTTGAATCTCCCGAAGGTCTATGCCGCATCGCCGAGCGGGGGGGTATGGCGGGATCAATACCCCTACGATCGTTGGGTCCCGTTGTCCGACGAATGGCCCTTCCTTGGTGTGAGTTCGATCGCGATCCATCCAACGAATCCCCAGCTCATTCTTGTAGGGACGGGTGACTTCGACGGTGGGAATCCGCTCGGAGCCCGCGGCATCCGACGGACTGTGGACGGCGGAACGACTTGGACGGAGATTTTGAGCCCTCCGGCGGCGGGCATCTGCATCAGTGCGATTGCGTTCGACCCTGACAATCCGAACATCGTGATCGCGACGGCCGGTCGGGGCCAGCAGGGTCTGGCTGGAAATGGAAGGATCTATCGCTCGACGGATGCGGGGAGGACGTGGGCGGCCGTTGGAGGGACGCCCGCGGCGATTTGGAGCAGCGTCGTGATGGGTGCGCTCAGCAAGACCACGGGCGTTCGCTTGTATTACGCCACCGCAACCTCACCGACAGGGATGGTCTGGCGATCGGCGGATCAGGGTCAGACGTGGCAACAGCTCCCGGTGCCGCTCATGAACGCGGCTTACGACGCGGTGGAGGCTGCGACCTCCCCCACGGACCCGGGAGTGGTCTACGTCCTGGCGGGCAGAAGACCGCAGAACGCGGCGAACGTCGGTGTTTGGCGGAGCCTGACGGGGGGTGCCGTCGCCAGTTCTTGGAAGAGCGTTTCAGCCAACGTCAACTCATTCCCCCACCACGACCAGGGGACCGACTTCTACAACTGGGATCAGGTCTTCTACGATGCGCACATCGCGTGCTCGACCTACAAAACGAACAACGCGGATGTCGACGTTCTCTACGTTGGTTTGATCGACCTCGTGGCTTCGGTGAACGCCAATACGGCCGATCCTACGGCGGTGCGCTGGAAGAGCGTCGGTATGACGTACTCCTCCAACACCCCCGGCCTGCACAACGACCAACACTCGATCGCATTCCAGCCCAACCATCCCAATACCGCTCTCGTTGGGTGTGACGGAGGGCTGTACTGGATGCAGTTCGATCCCACAAACGTGCGATGGACCTTTCGGCAGTTTCTGAACGGCCACCTGGGCATCTCGGAAGTCTATACGGCGGCGTTCTTCGGAGGGAATGGCAGGAATCCAAACGCGGCCACGCAAATTCTTGCCGGCGTGCAGGACAACGAGCACTACCGTATTGATTCGAATGGCGAGTGGCCGAACGCGGTGCAGAGTGGGGACGGCCATGGAACGGGCATTATCCCGGTTCAAACCGGCGTGCGTCCCAACGTGGTTGGTCCGGGCATGATCCAGTACGCGTCGGGCTACACCAGCACGACGTCGGGACGGAAGATCAAGTACCTCACGATGCAACGGACCGCCGATGCCTGGGCCCATCAGGCCAGCGTCAGGCCGTTTTTCAACGTCGGAGGAGCGGGGGGCAATCAGGCAAACAACGAGGCGTCCCTCTTCTTCCCGCCGATCGCGATCAACCCGACCGCCGACGAGGTGTTCACGGGGTCGGTGTTCCTCTATCGGCGCACCGCGAACGCAGCTTGGGTGCGAACGGGTCTTGACAACGCCGACCGGAACCCGATCACCGCGCAGCCGATCACGGCGATTGCCGTGGCACCGTCCAGGCCCGCCACCGTCTACGTGGGCGCTATGGACGGCTCGGTCTTCGTATCGCGCATGTCCGGCAAGGGTGGGT
This genomic interval from Fimbriimonadaceae bacterium contains the following:
- a CDS encoding four helix bundle suffix domain-containing protein; its protein translation is MSRPLIPKHGGYRDLRAFQCAEAVYDGTVAFCARFLDKRSRTIDQMVQAARSGRQNIAEGSRASGTSKKTELKLVSVARASLDELLLDYEDFLRQRGLTLWGKDHVKAMFIRGLGRQQSPEVRPYERYRTYVETKSAETAANTMICVIHQANYLLDRLLRQLEQAFVDEGGFTEKLYRARFEARDRR
- the groES gene encoding co-chaperone GroES, whose amino-acid sequence is MAKLKPLGDKVVVQVLEQDEKTASGLYLPDTAKKKPQEGKVVAVGTGRVLDNGDRNKLTVKTGDRVLFSKYGGNEVTLDGEEYTILDEDQIYAVLN
- a CDS encoding PEP-CTERM sorting domain-containing protein (PEP-CTERM proteins occur, often in large numbers, in the proteomes of bacteria that also encode an exosortase, a predicted intramembrane cysteine proteinase. The presence of a PEP-CTERM domain at a protein's C-terminus predicts cleavage within the sorting domain, followed by covalent anchoring to some some component of the (usually Gram-negative) cell surface. Many PEP-CTERM proteins exhibit an unusual sequence composition that includes large numbers of potential glycosylation sites. Expression of one such protein has been shown restore the ability of a bacterium to form floc, a type of biofilm.), which gives rise to MRRFVTLAIGAVLVAPASAFVYSADDGVAEANYGNANGGSMMWLNHFTVQPGGTVINQVLGAFGNVPNGAAVTAHLWSDPNGDGNPIDAVSLASGSSVTANALTNTFNAFTIPTIVRPVGTSFFVGFRMSFAAGMTPARVDMTVPHGQSWMVVGNSPNNLSGAVAYDGNWLIRANAVPEPTSVIALAAGAAALLRRRRKA
- the groL gene encoding chaperonin GroEL (60 kDa chaperone family; promotes refolding of misfolded polypeptides especially under stressful conditions; forms two stacked rings of heptamers to form a barrel-shaped 14mer; ends can be capped by GroES; misfolded proteins enter the barrel where they are refolded when GroES binds), with amino-acid sequence MPAKQLLYDENARRALERGVDKVANAVKVTLGPKGRNVVLDKKWGSPTITKDGVTVAKEIELEDPYENMGAQLCKEVASKTNDVAGDGTTTATVLAQSIVGEGLRYVAAGGNPIAVKRGIDHAVEAVVAEIKKAAKPIKDKEQVEFVATIAGNDNEIGKHVAEAMDKVGKDGVITVEESKGRDTNLEVVEGMQFDRGYVSPYFVTDPERMEAVLENPLILLHEKKISNAQELIAFLEKAAATRRPILLIAEDIEGDALATIVLNKIRGVLQVCAVKAPGFGDRRKAMLEDIATLTNGKFISEDLGTKLDNVAIDMLGTAKKVIVTKEETTIIEGAGSKADVMGRIGMIKAQIEKTDSNYDREKLQERLAKLSGGVAVIKVGASTETELKEKKHRYEDALSATRAAVEEGIVPGGGVTLLAAAKALGAMKAEGDEATGIAIVRRALEEPLRQIAENAGLEGSVIVEKVKGAKPGFGLNAATGEIVDMVKAGIVDPAKVTRSTIQNAASIAGLVLTTEALVVEKPESKKAAPAMPGGGGMDGMDF
- a CDS encoding PEP-CTERM sorting domain-containing protein, with amino-acid sequence MLLVCVSFAAVSQAAFDLWAIDYDSGDLYAFDPGNVVGGVVTNDIVGSTGVTGWACLEYNRSDRFLYGFTTGSTAALYRIDPQNARATQIGALNVGFVFEGSLVFAPDGTAYGTNAGTAQAPSFFTVNLTTGAGTMVSTIGGLAHDVNGTAWRPDGKIAGIDRVTNNLLIYNPANGFISDQLGVTPVLGEVGGMAVLRGQAYLSTSGPGGVFPADNKLYKLNLETGATVEVGTLAALGGTGFSGLAAVPEPATILFLVGGLAGLAARKRR